Part of the Lolium rigidum isolate FL_2022 chromosome 6, APGP_CSIRO_Lrig_0.1, whole genome shotgun sequence genome, TGCATTGCATAATTTGCTGCTAATTCGAGTTTTGGATTAGGGGACTGGTTTGAATTCTATAAAGAGTTTGCCTTGTGGTGTACTTGGTTGAACTAGGCATGCTAAATTATACACCAGCTCGTGTCAAAGGTGTTTTTGATCAGGTGGAGAGTACCAGAGAGGGATACATGACTTAAAATTTCCTCTGTGGTCTGTATATACAACTTTAGTACTAGTAGCATGTAAGATGTGTTGCATGTTGTGTGCAATAGGTCCAAATTAACATGCAGAGTATAATATTCAGCATTAACTCTTAACAGCTTGTGATATATGATACATGGTGCTGCTATAGCTGCCAACTAATACTAAAAGTAGTAGAAGCATGGCTGAACGGCCTTTACCCACCTCTTGTGTACAGTCTATCGCATGCTCCATGCCTTAAAATCGATAGGAGATGTTTCTAAAGGGTTTGCTTGGCTAAAGCGAGGAGTGATATGATTGCTGAAATGGCCCACGCGATGCTGCTTCTTTGGAAAAGCCTTGTTACtattaaaagaaaataaaagctaAAGTTAGAAATAGAGGAAGGAGAGAAGCATTTTCGCGGAGTCAACAAAAGAACCACCATCCCAACTTGCACTTCCTTATTCCACTATTGCGCACGGGCTGGTTCTTTCAAATTTGGGTTGGGCTGGTGCCAAGTTTTTTTTTCCAACCATGCAAGAGCCTTgcatgtactacctccatcccaaagcttaaggcttatattatttttagaaagtcaaactatgtcaagtttgactaagcttttaccaaaaatcattaacatgcaaaatacaaaattaatatcattaaatagataatgaaatatattttcgtatggtatctacaaaatattatactccctccgattcatattaattgacttcaatacggatgtatctagaactaaaatgtgtctagatacatccatattagagtcaactaATATGAACCGGAGTAGTATTTGTTGATACATCTTCTAAAAGTTGGTCAAACTATACTTTGTttgacttttttttaaaaaaagccttaagctttgggatggaggtagtattgtaTTAGAAGGAAAGCCAAAGAAATAGCTACAGTTTTACAGAAATTACAACAAGAAGCGACCAGCGGTAAGAAAGAAAAGGGTTTGTACAAAGACATCAGTAGGAGGCAGCGTAGAAATATAGTGAAAAAGATAAAGTGCCAAGGTCCAAAGCAATATGTCTTCATACTTGTTGTCAGGCTAAATTCTCTCCTACCATGTTGTCGCTGGTTTACCTGCATTGAAAACTAGCAAGCCCTGATGCACCCATGTGAATGGGCTAAATTCTTTCCTACCGTGTTATCGCTGGTTTACCTGCATTGAAAACTAGCATGCCCTGATGCACCCATGTGAATGGTAGGTTCTCTTGCATCAAGTCTCCTCGAAGCTAGTATTGTAAGTGCATGCAACCATGGCCATGGAACAATCTGTAGACCGTTATCAATGACCTTTCTGAGAACCCATGTAAATGGTAGATAAATTGTCTCTTATTTTAATCTTCATTTTGCAAGTATTCATTATGTTTTGAATTGAATTCTTGTAAAAATGCACTACCCTAGTTATCCTGTTGCTGATTCGCAAAAAAACAAAGGTTATCCTGTTGCTTCGGCATTTCTTCTCTTGCATTAAGTCTCCTCGAAACTAGTATTGTAGTGCATGCAACCAAGCCCATAGCACAATCTGTAGGCCGTTATCAATGACCTTTCTGAGAATTCTCTGTTCATCGATGCAAAAGCCTTCTGTGTCATACACTGatttttattgaaacaaaacCATAAAGTGAAGTAGTAAACTATTAAGAAACAAGAAAATTATTATAGACGGCTGGATCTCGTGAGAAATATTGCACACAAAATAACATCCTTTTGGCTACTTGGTGATCAACTGCTAATATAAGTTATCCTTTTCTCCTTGTAATTTATTCAAACTCTGTTCAAGAGAATGGAAAAAAATACTAAAATCTAGTATTCATTATTCTGCAGTGTCCTTTAAGATTTACTCATTGACATATTtttctcggacattaatggattgtTTGGAAATTCATGGAAATCTTTTATCTGTAACTAGTATATTCACGGATTGGCTGCTCGAGGAGTGCATTACTTGCATCGTCCCGGACCATTACTCCAGGATTTAGGATTTATGGCTCTTCCGGTATGTCATCTGGTTATAATTAAGTTCATATCATTTAAAGGGGAAGAACACTCAATACTGATTTATTTGTTCCACTGGATTTTGTGTTTTTAGGAGCTTGGGCAAGACAAAGGTTATCTTAGTGAGATCTTATTCACTTCCATCTTCATTACATTTGTGTTGGTAGGTGACTTGTTCGCTCCAATTCTTGTCGATTAGGCAGATTgcaatgtttttcttttcttattatGTCTGATAATTTGACCGGCATGATTGTATCTGAAGAATAAAAATGTGGATGAAACAAACACctgctagtatagggaagaagccAATATGTTTTGAAGAAACTTTTTATGAGAAGAAATAGAAGTGGTGGTTATATAGATTGATTGTGAACATTACATAATTGGTCTCAGTGAGATCTCAAGGTTTTTAGACAATGATTGAGTCGATTGCTGTCCTATATATAAATTGTTGGAGGAGATAAGTAATTTCTAGGTTTGTTTTAGCCAGGTAACAGAAATTTCCGCTAGTCCATCTTAAATTCATCAAAAATATCTTTTGGTGATATTTGTTGTTACACCATAGTTCTTATAAGATTAAGATGTCACCTTCATTAATTATACTTTCTGGTGGATTGTACCCGAGTCTTTTCATTGATTTGCTATTCTATGCATCTTTCGCAGAATTTTCTTACCAATGTTAGTTGTCTTATAATGCTTGAGTATAAACTCGAATTATGATCTTTTGACAATTTATTTGTGGCGTTGCAGTGGAGTTTTCACCCTTTCATTTACCATAGCAAGCGTTTCTACACTGTTCTACTCTGGCGCAGGGTGCTTGCATTTTTAGTTGTAAGTATGGCTGTCCTAACTCTTACTAATTATATGCATGTTTTAACCAGTGACGTTTTTCTCCTCCAGGCTTCACAGTTTCTGCGGATTGTTACATTCTATTCCACTCAGCTTCCTGGTCCAAATTATCACTGTCGCGAGGTGACCTTGAACTCTCAGTTCCATTTGGCTGCAGCGTACTTATGAACTATCTTACCAGTCGCAAGATCTTGCCACAAAGGGCTGTTGAACATGTGCTTTGCTTTTGTAGGGCTCGAAACTTGCTACTCTTCCACCACCCAATAATGCCCTTGAAGTGCTCCTAATAAACTGTAAGCCTTTCATTTCTTGGGTTGACTATTATGAGTCGAAAGTTTTCTTGATTTCAATTTTTTTCTTCGCAGTTCCCCATGGAGTGCTTTTTGGCTGTGGCGATCTGATATTTTCATCTCACATGATCTTTACTCTCGTTTTCGTGCGGACATACCATAAATATGGATCCAAAAGGTATTGAGACATGTTTGTAGGTGCTTGTGCCTGTAAGTGTGCGTTTGACTTTGGTATTGCATAGGTGACATGCCAGCAGGTACCTCACAGGCTCTTGTATAACTGGCGGATATTGTTTTTGTAGGTTGATTAAGCTATTTGCTTGGCTGATGGCCATAATCCAAAGTCTTCTTATCATTGCTTCTCGCAAGCACTACAGCGTGGATGTTGTTGTTGCCTGGTAGGATCAATTATCATTTTAGAGGTACCATTATATTGCCAATGCATCAGTCTTCCTTTTGACCGATCGATCCTCTCTCCACAGGTATACTGTCAACCTGGTCGTATTTTTTATTGACAAGAATCTCCCAGGTACTACCCTTGTCTTAACAGCTTGGAATCATATAGAATTTTCTGTACAGTGCATTCCGTGACGCAAGTTTTGCTGCAATTCTACAGAAATGCCGGATCGTACAAGTGGATCATCTTTGCTTCCAGTCAGCGCAAAAGATAAAGATGACAGGACGAAGGAACAGCTCCACAAGCCCGAGAAGGACAACAAAATGAAGGAGGAGCTCCATAAGTTATTGAATGGAAACACTGTTGATTCCACTGACCGGGTATTATAGGCTTTTGGTTGATGTGCATACTTTCAGTTCAGTTACATATTTCACTCCATTTGCAGTTCAACCACCACAAATCACAAGTTTCTTTTGGCTTGGAGTTAACAGATCCGCATATATGCTGGGACTTCCTTTGTAGTTTGTAGAGAATGgcatgcagttttttttttcttccttttgctGTTTTCCTGACCAATATTTTTCTGATTGTTGCAGCGACAACGCGGTCAGATGAACGGAAAGCATGGCGAAGACATGAACCACACGCTCAGCGATGCTACTCCCAATGGTGCATGACCAGCTGTTTTGCGCTTGTCTTTCACAAGGTAATCTGCTGGGCGAAAAGTTCCAGCTGCCTCTGTAGCATCTTGTTCTGCAGTCCCACTTTACTGTGATCAACGTACTGGATGAAGCAAGGCGATGAATGAAGTAGTCGACGCCACTGTAAAGAATGTAGCTTCAATCTCGTGGGGCTGCTGCTGCTGTAGGTGGGCACCCCGTTACCGGTTCTGTAGTTTCACCGTTTTAGACGTCAGATGACGAACCCTTTCAGATTGATACGGAGACAGAAAAAAAAACTGGAGGAAACTGATATTGTTGTATGTACATATGATTATTGATGAGCTTTCAGTCTTTATGTTACCATCATGGACAATCTTGGCCGTCCACTCCCAGCCTTGTGTAGCGAGTGGTGACGCGTGTGAATGGTCGTCCGGGTAGATGGAATCGCGTGAGCACAGATCACGGAGCTCATCACAGACATCCCGCCGctgtaaagcaaaaaaaaaaaaaacgctcgTCTCAATGAGCGCGATGAAGGCGCACACGCATCGGCGGTGGCGTTCCGTGCACGACGTAGTAGGCCGTTCATCATCGTCTCCCATGTGCAGCAGCGGCGCAGGCTCATGCCCCTGGTGTGTGTGCACTGAGTGACATGTGCAGCATCCAGCGCGACAAGTCGCCGTTCCAGCCGACCACGAGCGACCCATTTTAATGTCTGCGAGCGTTTGTTTGCGTCGCACTGCGGACgcaaaaatgaccgtttttgtccgcgcgtccgtttgcgtctggggtctgctccagcggggcgacgcattttttttccttttttgacaCAGTgttcatttaaacatagtttcaaatataacattttgaaacatgattttacacaaactaacacatagttggtagctgctccaccacggcgcccccgctccaccacggcggcccctgccccggccacgggggcgcccagggccgcggcctcgaccgcctcgccggccaccaggaccggccatggacttcctcgcgggcttggccgcgtcacaggaacacctaggcggcgctacggtcgagctttgtggcggctagggtttctttagaggagtggatgaggaagaagaacgcacgccccctttatataggccggcggcatgcggtggccgcgggacgcgtgacgtcgccattaacgtggttggcggaggtgggcggccgctcggcagccgaggcatcgtcgccattaacgtggcgcagagtgccgaagcgacgcagctttgcagtcgctggcgcgtttgagaagacgcatcgacgcaaggtcgctgccaggcgagcccgtcgaaacgtccgccagacacgagcggacgtttccgaacgtccgcagagacgcatccaagGAGCATATttcggccaggtttgcgtctccgcggacggcccggtcactttgcgtcaccccgctggaacatgccccagacgcatttccggtcacggcgcgccgctggagatgccctaaggtaaATGTAGATGCAGCTTATAATGCCAATATGATGGAGCTAAATTAATCACACGCATGAACATTAGTCAAGTTATTATGGAATCTGATTCGCTGGAGCTGGTTTCGCTATGTAAAGCAAGAAACAGTCATAGAGCTAGTATGCTAGTACCTGTTTTAAAACATATCCAGTAGCTAGTAGAAGGATGTAGTGACTATTTTGATATTCTGCATGCAAAGAGAGAAGCAAATTAGCTGGGTGCTATGCACCCTATAAAGTCCAAAATTCGTGGTAAttttaaatattaaaaaaatcaaattctCCTGAAAACAAAAGATGATGAAGTATTGTACTTGTATCCACATGTCCATACATCTAAAAATTTGTggtaattcaaaaaaaaatttaaaaaatctatAAAAAATTTGGAACCAAAGATGATCAAGTACTTTACTTGTATAAAAATGTTTGGGCTCAAAATGATTTCCATGGTATTCTGGGGAAAAAACAAGTTtatgacgaatatagcgtgaatagtacatGGACATGGGATTTGtttgattttgtcatttttatcatGGATACAACGGTAATAATTTCCCCGCGAAATATTTTTATACAAGTACAATACTTGGTCATCTTTGCTTtcaaaaaaatattgatttttaaACCTTTATTTGAATTACCACGAATTGTTTTAGATGTATGGGGTGCCTAGCACATATGCGCATTGATGTATTTTCCCCCACAACATTGCTAAATTTGCATCTTCTTCTAACCCGGACTGTGCCCGGATATCCCAAGTGCCGAAAtacatcagagcatctccagccgcgtccctccaaagcgtcccctaaaccgcgtcggattgagcgtttgggggacgtgttttgttcgtgccgcgtttgggggacgtcgctccccagccgcgtcccccaaacgccgcccccaaacatttaaaatacttctttttaacacaaaaccatttatcaaatatagcatatgaataaaaatgtttgcgaggattgttttcaaattaaattacaacaaacaataaaacaagtacacAAATATAataatagggctagatgctagatcaaggtgccacggtatttcctttgatcctccacaaatgctagatcaaggcccttgctcatcttgtaccggcgccgaaaattgtcttcATGTGTTGCACCGTCtgcaaagtagtcgttgtgcagcatggtatgcccctccatcctctgccggggcttggacttccttctcccccgccttgatcctccgcggcgcggcctcttcctcttctccgcctcagcgtcaaccatgtcctggagggacgcgattatcagcaaatgctcccgcaggtcgtcgtcgaaggcttgctcatcctccagcagcagggcaagcatctcatcgtcgctgtccatggctaaagcaaaatcaatggttaaaattgcgccgaggtagACGACGCAACGAGCGGCCAATCgcacctacctggcaagtcgtcgagcaccttgtgtgcgcggaggtggggtggatttgacggcgcgttctgggacgcgctggcgaagcggcggcggcggcacgaccggcgggagccccagccgcgacgacggtgccgactctcggcGGAGATCAGACGTCCAAACGGCCGGAAAATCCAGCggtggcggaggggtgggaggcgcgggaaggaaggagcgacgagaaaaaaggcgcgaaccaacggtttatgcaaatagtcgccgacatgtgggagcccgcctcgcttttcgttgtgtccgacgtgcccggagcgtcccctgtgggatgggGACGGACTCGGAGCGCTGGACACCATATAGGACCGCGCCGAACAAAAAtgggttttgggggacgcggctggaacaaaTTTTTGGTCCAGCGTGCCCCAAATTGCTTTAGGGAACGTTTTGGGGGACAccccggctggagatgctctca contains:
- the LOC124666734 gene encoding phosphatidylinositol:ceramide inositolphosphotransferase; the protein is MAIYLAREATKLWRKVTAETTVELQLLFEKWRLLLAGIVFQYIHGLAARGVHYLHRPGPLLQDLGFMALPELGQDKGYLSEILFTSIFITFVLWSFHPFIYHSKRFYTVLLWRRVLAFLVASQFLRIVTFYSTQLPGPNYHCREGSKLATLPPPNNALEVLLINFPHGVLFGCGDLIFSSHMIFTLVFVRTYHKYGSKRLIKLFAWLMAIIQSLLIIASRKHYSVDVVVAWYTVNLVVFFIDKNLPEMPDRTSGSSLLPVSAKDKDDRTKEQLHKPEKDNKMKEELHKLLNGNTVDSTDRRQRGQMNGKHGEDMNHTLSDATPNGA